GAGTTCGCCGAAACCATTGGCGATCTCGACGCCGCAGACATAAAGCTCGAAGCGTTCGGCGACGTGCGGGTCTTTGTCCGTGCGGCGGGCGAGGGCGGCTTCCGACGCCGGATATTCGCAAAGAAGCGTCGGACGGCCGATGCCGAGCTTGGGTTCGATCTTTTCGACGAGCACGCGCGAAAAGATATCCGCCCATACATCGTCATCGGCCACGCGTATGCCTTTGCCGCTCACCGCGTCCGCAAATCCGTCGCGGTCGTCGAGGAGAGAGAGAAGATCGATACCTGCATATCGGTCGAACGCTTCCGCTAAAGTCAGACGTTCGGGCTCGGCAAAGGGATCGGAGTTTTTGCCGCGGAAGGAGAGTTCGGTGGCTCCGGACTCGCCCGCAGCGGTGCGCAGGATATGCGCGCAGTCCTCGAACAAAGCGGCATAGGGCGCGCCCGCGCGGTACCATTCGAGCAAAGTGAATTCCGGGTGGTGCAGGGCGCCGCGTTCCCTGTTTCGATACGTGCGGGCGAATTCGAAGATTTTCTCCTCGCCCGCCGCCAGAAGCTTCTTGGCTGCAAATTCCGGCGAGGTGTGGAGATAAAGCGGCCGGGGCGTGCCGTCGGGCTCAAGAAGTTCGGTGGCAAAGGCGTGCAGATGCGCCTCATTGCCCGGCGAGGTCTGCAGGGCGCCGCATTCGGTCTCTGTGAAGCCCTCCTTCAGGAAACGGTCCCGGATCGCCGTCTTGATGCGGCCCCGAGCCTCCAGAAAGGGCCTCCGGTCCGCATGCCTGGACCTTTCCCACCAGGGGGAGGCTAGAGACATCGGGGGGTTCCTCGCGGCTGAAATATGTGCGACACGGGCGCCCGGATCGGCGGCAAGGCCGCCATATTTACCCAAGGACAGGTCGTGAAGGTTATCGCCAGCTCCCTGCGCAAAGGCAATGTCATCGATGTCGATGGCAAGCTCTATGTCATTCTCACCGCGGAAAACATTCATCCCGGCAAGGGCACGCCCGTCACGCAGCTCGATATGCGCCGCCTGACGGACGGCGTGAAGGTCTCCGAGCGCTACCGCACCACCGAACAGGTCGAACGGGCTTTCGTCGAGGACCGCGACTACAATTTCCTCTATTCCGACGACGACGCCTTTCACTTCATGAATCCCGAGAATTACGAGCAGATCGCCGTCCCGACCGACGTGGTCGGCGATCAGGCCGCCTATCTGCAGGAAAACATGAAGGTGCAGCTGGCGACCCATAACGGCGTCGCCCTGTCCATGACCCTGCCGCGCAGCGTCATTCTCGAGATTTCCGAGACCGAGCCCGCGATGAAAGGCCAGACGGCCTCCTCGTCCTTCAAGCCCGCCATCCTGTCGAACGGCGTCCGGACCCTTGTTCCGCCGCATATTCAGGCGGGCACCCGCGTCGTCATCGCGACCGAAGACGGCTCCTATATGGAACGCGCTAAGGATTAGGGCTGATTGACGGGCATCGGCTTTGGGCCAGATGCTCTTTTATGGCCTTTCGCCTGCATAACCTGCCCGACGGGCTGGTCTCGCTCGAATTCGAGGAGCGGGATCAGGAGGTTTTGCGCGAGGCGATCGGGGCGCTATACGGCCCATCCGATCAGCAATGGGTCACGGGCAATGTCGCCGAAATCACGTTCGGCGGCGAAAGCTTTGCCTATCAGGCCGAATGGGACGAGCCGTGCCTCGTTGCCGGCAACCCCGAAGCCGCCGACCTCCTGAAGGATCTGCACGCTTTTCTCATCCGCTAGACGGTGAACCCACCGCCGGGGCGCTGTTCGAGTTTGGGTGGCGGGGGCGGCGGCGCGCACTCGATGCCCGCGCGGCCGATTTGGCCGATCCGGCACACCGGATCGCGGGCGTAAAAGAAGAGGATCAGATAGCCGATGACGAGCGCCAGAGCGATCAGCTCGAACTGCCTTTTCGTCATTGGGCAAACCCCCGCGCGTCTCGATAAGTAGCCGCGATTTCGAGCAAATGGCAAAGCCGACGCTTGCAGAACAAAAAGAGAACACTACAATCCGCGCATGGACATTAAAGCCAAGCTGGCCATTCTCGCCGATGCCGCCAAATACGATGCCTCCTGCGCCTCGTCGGGCACCGACAAAAGGGACTCGAAGGGAAAGGCAACCGGCCTCGGCTCCACCGAGGGCATGGGCATCTGCCATTCCTATGCGCCGGACGGGCGATGCATCTCGCTGTTGAAGGTGCTGCTCACCAATGCCTGCGCCTTCGACTGCCTGTATTGCGTCAACCGCGCCTCCTCGAACGTGCCCCGGGCGCGCTTTACGGTGGAGGAGGTCGTCGGGCTGACGCTCGATTTCTACAACGCAATTATATCGAGGGCCTGTTTCTCTCCTCCGGCATCATCCGCTCGCCCGATTACACGATGGAGCAGATCGTCGAAGTGGCGCGGCAGCTGCGCGAGGATCACGGCTTCCGCGGCTATATCCATTTGAAGACCATCCCCGACGCCGATGACGAGTTGCTTGCGACGGCGGGCCGTTATGCCGACCGGCTGTCGATCAATATCGAAATGCCGAGCGAGGAGAGCGTTCAGCGCTTTGCGCCCGAAAAGGATGTACGCGCCATTCGCCGCTCGATGGGGCGGATGCGGTTGAAGATCGACGAGGCGAACGAAGAGAAGAGGGCGCCGCGCTTTGCGCCCGCCGGCCAGTCGACGCAGATGATCGTCGGTGCGGACGCATCGAACGATGCCGACATTCTGTCGACCAGCGCCAATCTCTACGGCTCGTTCGGATTAAAGCGCGTTTACTATTCCGCCTTCAGCCCGATCCCGGATTCATCTTCCGCGCTGCCGCTCGCAGCGCCGCCTTTGATGCGCGAGCACCGGCTCTATCAGGGCGACTGGCTGATGAGGTTTTACGGCTTTGCGGTGGACGAAGTCTTCGCCGGCACCAACGGCATGCTGCCGCTCGATATGGATCCGAAGCTCGCCTGGGCGCTGCGGAACCGGGCTCTGTTTCCGCTCGACATCAACCGCGCGGGCAGGGAGGAGCTTTTGCGCGTGCCGGGCTTCGGGCTGAAGACGGTCGATCGCATCATCGCCGCCCGCCGCATCCATTCCGTCAGCACCGGTGATCTGAAGCGGCTGCATGTGCCGCTGAAGACGGCGCTGCCTTTCATCGTCACGCCCGATCATCGTCCGACCCGTCTCACCGACCGCGCCGATCTTAAAGCACTGCTTCAAGTCCCGGCGCCTCGCCAGCTCTCCTTGTTTGCGAATGTCCTTTAGTATCCTACTGTACGGACATACGGATTTCTCCGGATGGCGCGCGGCGGCGCGGCGGCTTTTGCTGGCCGGTGTGCCGCCTTGGCAGGTCGTCTTCTCATTCAAGGACACGCCCGATCTCTTCGGGTCCGACCTGCCGCCGCCGGAGGCGGAAGGCACGTTCCGCGTCT
Above is a window of Terrihabitans soli DNA encoding:
- the epmA gene encoding EF-P lysine aminoacylase EpmA, which encodes MSLASPWWERSRHADRRPFLEARGRIKTAIRDRFLKEGFTETECGALQTSPGNEAHLHAFATELLEPDGTPRPLYLHTSPEFAAKKLLAAGEEKIFEFARTYRNRERGALHHPEFTLLEWYRAGAPYAALFEDCAHILRTAAGESGATELSFRGKNSDPFAEPERLTLAEAFDRYAGIDLLSLLDDRDGFADAVSGKGIRVADDDVWADIFSRVLVEKIEPKLGIGRPTLLCEYPASEAALARRTDKDPHVAERFELYVCGVEIANGFGELTDAKEQRIRFESEMAEKQRVYGEFYPIDEDFLSALAYMPAASGCALGFDRLVMLATGADHIEKVIWTPVP
- the efp gene encoding elongation factor P yields the protein MCDTGARIGGKAAIFTQGQVVKVIASSLRKGNVIDVDGKLYVILTAENIHPGKGTPVTQLDMRRLTDGVKVSERYRTTEQVERAFVEDRDYNFLYSDDDAFHFMNPENYEQIAVPTDVVGDQAAYLQENMKVQLATHNGVALSMTLPRSVILEISETEPAMKGQTASSSFKPAILSNGVRTLVPPHIQAGTRVVIATEDGSYMERAKD